The proteins below are encoded in one region of Tomitella fengzijianii:
- a CDS encoding FtsB family cell division protein, translating to MTTTVTTRAKSRSEPSRRSHSPRPDTGRRSGRRGSGTSAASRKAYDRRHRRGAGPGGAVEAETALRLAGPRELARRIPFVVFVMLLFLAGIGITLWLTTNATARSYQIADAHQQNTRLEDQKESLMKVVQAGNSAPELARKAAELGMVQSEDVARLVVAPDGSVTVRGEPKPAEGPKPGDLARVPVVPDTVAPSAGAPSAQGVLPPADAAPIPPADANVMAAPTPPGPAVADVTPPADPAQSPAPEDPAAGAPPAGGHVDAPPAQGVLPPADAAPVIPPADAARGSDGPAGAPVEGAH from the coding sequence ATGACGACCACAGTCACGACCCGTGCCAAGAGCCGCTCGGAACCGTCCCGGCGGTCGCATTCACCGCGTCCCGACACCGGACGGCGATCCGGGCGCCGCGGCAGCGGCACCTCCGCCGCGTCGCGCAAGGCGTACGACCGGCGCCATCGGCGCGGGGCCGGTCCGGGCGGCGCCGTCGAGGCCGAGACGGCGCTGCGGCTCGCCGGACCGCGCGAGCTCGCCCGGCGGATCCCGTTCGTCGTCTTCGTCATGCTGCTGTTCCTCGCCGGTATCGGCATCACCCTGTGGCTGACGACCAACGCCACGGCTCGCTCGTACCAGATCGCCGACGCGCACCAGCAGAACACGCGACTCGAGGACCAGAAGGAGTCGCTGATGAAGGTCGTGCAGGCCGGCAACTCCGCCCCCGAGCTGGCGCGCAAGGCCGCCGAACTGGGCATGGTGCAGTCCGAGGACGTCGCCAGGCTGGTGGTGGCTCCGGACGGTTCAGTGACGGTCCGTGGCGAACCGAAGCCCGCGGAGGGCCCCAAGCCTGGAGATCTCGCGCGTGTCCCCGTCGTGCCGGACACGGTCGCGCCCAGCGCGGGTGCGCCGTCGGCGCAAGGTGTGCTGCCGCCCGCCGACGCGGCACCGATTCCACCGGCGGACGCGAATGTGATGGCCGCTCCCACGCCGCCCGGCCCGGCCGTCGCGGATGTCACGCCGCCCGCGGACCCGGCTCAGTCACCGGCCCCGGAGGACCCGGCGGCAGGCGCCCCGCCCGCGGGAGGCCACGTGGACGCCCCGCCTGCGCAGGGTGTGCTGCCGCCGGCCGACGCGGCTCCCGTTATTCCGCCGGCGGACGCGGCTCGCGGGTCCGATGGTCCCGCAGGTGCGCCGGTGGAAGGTGCACACTGA
- the rsmH gene encoding 16S rRNA (cytosine(1402)-N(4))-methyltransferase RsmH, whose translation MTDGTGGAQRRSGEFGHVPVLLRRAVELLGPAIDAAGGDAVFVDCTLGMGGHSEYFLERFPGVRVIGLDRDTEAIATATRRLAGFAGRFTAVHTRYDGIAEALDSVGIPARGGVDAILFDLGVSSLQLDEAERGFAYSVDAPLDMRMDGSSELTAATVINTYTVADLRRILSTYGEERFAAKIAAAIVRRRESAPFRTTGQLVELLYEAIPAAARRTGGHPAKRTFQALRIEVNGELDSLRAAVPAALDAVTVGGRVAFMAYQSLEDRIVKRALAERSRSRSPQDLPVELPGTGPEFQLVTRGAERATEEEIAENPRSAPVRLRCARRIAGS comes from the coding sequence ATGACCGACGGAACAGGCGGCGCACAGCGGCGTTCCGGCGAGTTCGGCCACGTCCCCGTGCTGCTCCGCCGGGCGGTGGAACTGCTCGGGCCGGCCATCGACGCGGCCGGCGGCGACGCCGTGTTCGTCGACTGCACGCTGGGAATGGGCGGCCACAGCGAGTACTTCCTGGAACGTTTCCCCGGCGTGCGGGTGATCGGTCTGGACCGCGACACTGAGGCGATCGCCACGGCCACCCGGCGGCTGGCCGGGTTCGCCGGACGCTTCACGGCCGTGCACACCCGCTACGACGGCATCGCCGAGGCGCTCGACAGCGTCGGCATCCCCGCGCGGGGCGGGGTCGACGCGATCCTGTTCGACCTGGGCGTGTCGTCGCTGCAGCTCGACGAGGCCGAGCGGGGATTCGCGTACTCGGTCGACGCGCCGCTGGACATGCGCATGGACGGCTCGTCCGAGCTCACAGCGGCGACCGTCATCAACACGTATACGGTGGCGGACCTGCGCCGCATCCTCAGCACGTACGGCGAGGAGCGTTTCGCGGCCAAGATCGCCGCAGCGATCGTCCGGCGGCGGGAGAGCGCTCCGTTCCGTACCACCGGGCAGCTCGTCGAACTCCTCTACGAGGCGATCCCTGCTGCAGCGCGGCGGACAGGCGGTCACCCGGCGAAACGCACCTTCCAGGCGTTGCGGATCGAGGTCAACGGCGAGCTGGACTCGCTGCGGGCGGCGGTGCCGGCGGCGCTGGATGCTGTGACGGTCGGCGGCCGCGTCGCATTCATGGCGTACCAGTCGCTGGAGGACCGCATCGTCAAACGCGCTCTCGCCGAACGGTCGCGCTCGCGGAGTCCCCAGGACCTTCCGGTGGAACTGCCGGGCACCGGGCCCGAGTTCCAGCTGGTGACCAGAGGCGCCGAACGCGCCACGGAAGAAGAGATCGCCGAGAATCCGCGGTCGGCCCCGGTCCGGTTGCGATGTGCCCGACGGATTGCTGGGAGCTGA
- a CDS encoding GNAT family N-acetyltransferase, whose amino-acid sequence MSLIVTEIPAQVLRTRLFEALAVYVAAMDYPRGVEHSRAPMWAEHMLREGWRAVAAFEVPDAESGGGAGGTAVGAPRPPQVPDSAELIGVAYGYRGAPAYWWDRQVRSALRDAAGRQGTELMADYFELTEIHVAPSAQGRGIGAAMLTRLLSGRTESRVLLSTPEVPGEENRAWQLYRRMGFEDVLRHFRFLGDRRDFAVLGRALPLP is encoded by the coding sequence ATGAGCCTGATCGTCACCGAGATCCCGGCTCAGGTCCTGCGTACCCGGCTCTTCGAGGCGCTTGCGGTATACGTGGCGGCGATGGACTACCCGCGCGGAGTCGAACACAGTCGCGCACCGATGTGGGCCGAGCACATGCTCCGGGAGGGATGGCGGGCGGTCGCCGCCTTCGAGGTACCGGACGCGGAGTCCGGCGGCGGCGCGGGCGGCACTGCGGTCGGTGCACCCCGACCGCCGCAGGTCCCCGATTCGGCCGAGCTGATCGGCGTCGCCTACGGGTACCGCGGCGCGCCCGCATACTGGTGGGACCGGCAGGTGCGGTCTGCGCTGCGCGACGCCGCCGGCCGGCAGGGCACGGAATTGATGGCCGACTACTTCGAGCTCACCGAGATCCATGTGGCACCGTCCGCGCAGGGGCGGGGCATCGGCGCCGCGATGCTGACGCGGCTGCTGTCCGGCCGGACCGAGTCCCGGGTCCTGCTGTCGACGCCTGAGGTGCCGGGCGAAGAGAACCGCGCGTGGCAGCTGTACCGCAGGATGGGGTTCGAGGACGTCCTTCGGCATTTCCGGTTCCTCGGCGACCGCCGCGATTTCGCCGTCCTCGGCCGCGCACTGCCGCTGCCCTGA
- a CDS encoding SAV_6107 family HEPN domain-containing protein gives MTGELPVGRQSCRRRRLALLTSNRCSMPDGPVRPEGSGSYRASGPFHGWRAGSERVALRSVRRAYVRRVSDGCRPTQERYRRPRNRTVEWLEGGRDGDEGEAMSAKDAMRAMSAGAATTAGAATTAGAATTARAAGAVKAAGGGRGPCTAAPRGIGGAAPSPSRSPRAAQLLGRADSLLSEALCGAEDRPAERFVTSYVAAVRGAAAVLASSPPPRPRRGASRSAWARLASVGPGWKAWADHFAQFSATRAAVEAGVTSRVDGPAADALAGAVRDFLDAVESHLAGVGPSDSGRGAGHPLLRAG, from the coding sequence ATGACCGGTGAACTTCCTGTGGGGCGGCAAAGTTGTCGGAGGCGCCGCTTAGCATTGTTGACATCGAACCGTTGTTCGATGCCGGATGGTCCGGTGCGGCCCGAGGGAAGCGGGTCGTACCGGGCATCGGGTCCCTTCCATGGGTGGCGGGCCGGGTCGGAGCGGGTCGCATTGCGGTCCGTGCGTCGGGCGTACGTGAGGCGGGTGTCGGACGGGTGTCGCCCGACGCAGGAACGGTACCGCAGGCCCCGGAATCGCACGGTCGAGTGGCTCGAGGGCGGGCGCGACGGAGACGAAGGAGAAGCGATGAGCGCGAAGGACGCGATGAGGGCGATGAGCGCGGGCGCTGCAACCACTGCCGGGGCTGCAACCACTGCCGGCGCTGCAACCACTGCGCGTGCTGCCGGTGCCGTGAAAGCGGCGGGAGGCGGCCGCGGGCCGTGCACGGCGGCGCCACGCGGAATCGGCGGGGCTGCGCCGTCGCCTTCGCGGTCTCCGCGCGCGGCGCAGCTGCTCGGCCGGGCGGACTCGCTCCTATCGGAGGCGCTGTGCGGTGCGGAGGACCGGCCCGCGGAGCGGTTCGTGACGTCCTATGTCGCGGCCGTGCGCGGGGCGGCCGCGGTCCTGGCGTCGTCGCCGCCCCCTCGTCCGCGCAGGGGTGCGTCCCGCAGTGCCTGGGCGCGGTTGGCTTCGGTGGGGCCCGGGTGGAAGGCGTGGGCCGACCACTTCGCGCAGTTCTCGGCCACGAGGGCCGCAGTCGAGGCCGGGGTCACAAGCAGAGTCGACGGCCCGGCGGCGGATGCGTTGGCGGGTGCGGTGAGGGACTTCCTCGACGCCGTCGAGTCGCACCTGGCCGGCGTCGGGCCGTCGGACTCCGGTCGCGGTGCCGGCCACCCCCTTTTGCGGGCAGGGTGA
- the mraZ gene encoding division/cell wall cluster transcriptional repressor MraZ — MFFGTFTPKLDEKGRLTLPAKFRDALAGGLMVTKGQDHSLAVYPRDEFLELATRAASASRTNPEARAFVRALAAGTDEQRPDGQGRITLSADHRRYADLSRECVVIGSVTFLEIWDAEAWQNYLEANEENYSQARDESLGSIF, encoded by the coding sequence ATGTTCTTCGGAACCTTCACACCCAAGCTCGACGAGAAGGGCCGGCTGACGCTGCCGGCGAAGTTCCGCGATGCACTGGCGGGAGGTCTCATGGTCACGAAGGGCCAGGATCACAGCCTTGCCGTGTACCCACGGGACGAGTTCCTCGAGTTGGCCACCAGGGCTGCTTCCGCATCCCGGACCAACCCGGAGGCGAGGGCGTTCGTGCGTGCTCTCGCCGCCGGAACCGACGAGCAGCGTCCGGACGGCCAAGGACGGATCACGCTCTCGGCGGATCACCGCAGGTACGCGGACCTCTCGCGTGAGTGCGTTGTCATCGGCTCGGTGACGTTCCTGGAGATCTGGGACGCCGAGGCATGGCAGAACTACTTGGAGGCGAACGAAGAGAACTACTCGCAGGCGCGCGATGAATCGCTCGGCAGCATCTTCTGA
- a CDS encoding LppM family (lipo)protein, translating to MAGVLLLAVLLPLLSGCLRVQVTMGVSKNDEVTGHIVAATIPKSGEDRGPQLTVPKGLEDKVRVQDYRQDGYVGTEAYFRELTFSEARDLGRMMPDHSRDFGLTFTRTGDTVTFDGRADLSNVPEGADVEISINFPTRPATTDGTRGSDTGVTWKLPTGEETSMHAVVNYEDPASKGLTFWVSIVAVIALAAAALAGYVAWRSRDTSPKPGR from the coding sequence ATGGCCGGCGTGCTTCTGCTCGCGGTGCTGCTCCCGCTGCTCAGCGGCTGCCTGCGGGTCCAGGTGACGATGGGCGTATCGAAGAACGACGAGGTGACCGGCCATATCGTCGCGGCGACCATCCCGAAGTCCGGGGAGGACCGGGGGCCGCAATTGACCGTGCCGAAGGGGCTCGAGGACAAGGTCCGCGTGCAGGACTACCGGCAGGACGGCTACGTGGGCACGGAGGCGTACTTCCGCGAACTCACATTCAGCGAGGCGCGGGATCTGGGCCGGATGATGCCCGACCACAGCAGGGACTTCGGTCTGACGTTCACCCGCACGGGTGACACGGTGACCTTCGACGGGCGCGCAGACCTGTCGAACGTGCCCGAGGGCGCCGACGTGGAGATCAGCATCAACTTCCCGACCCGGCCGGCCACAACCGACGGCACCCGCGGCTCCGACACCGGCGTCACCTGGAAGCTGCCGACGGGGGAGGAAACGAGCATGCACGCCGTCGTCAACTACGAGGATCCGGCGTCGAAGGGGCTCACCTTCTGGGTCTCGATCGTCGCGGTCATCGCGCTGGCGGCAGCCGCGCTGGCCGGATACGTGGCGTGGCGCAGCAGGGACACCTCACCCAAACCCGGACGGTGA
- a CDS encoding DUF3040 domain-containing protein, with amino-acid sequence MPLSEHEQRMLDEIENALYEEDPKFASQVRGRRFGTPNAKRRIQAVFIALVGLALLIVGVATSALHIGGFPVLAVIGFVVMFLGAVMLMLGTPWGRDKIPASPSAPGRAGAGHGKGGGAKGTKGVKGRFSKPKAAGSFTERMEERFRRRFEG; translated from the coding sequence GTGCCACTCTCCGAGCACGAGCAGCGGATGCTCGACGAGATCGAGAATGCTCTGTATGAGGAAGACCCGAAGTTCGCTTCGCAGGTCCGGGGGCGCCGTTTCGGCACCCCCAACGCAAAGCGGCGCATCCAGGCGGTATTCATCGCGCTGGTCGGGCTCGCGCTCCTGATCGTGGGGGTCGCCACCAGTGCGCTGCACATCGGAGGCTTCCCCGTACTCGCCGTCATCGGGTTCGTGGTGATGTTCCTGGGCGCTGTGATGCTCATGCTCGGTACGCCGTGGGGGCGCGACAAGATTCCCGCTTCGCCGTCTGCGCCCGGCCGTGCAGGCGCCGGCCACGGAAAGGGCGGCGGCGCCAAGGGCACCAAAGGCGTCAAAGGCCGATTCAGCAAGCCCAAAGCCGCAGGCAGCTTCACCGAGCGGATGGAGGAGCGCTTCCGGCGACGCTTCGAAGGCTGA
- a CDS encoding phytoene desaturase family protein, with translation MLDAIVVGSGHNALVAACYLAREGWSVEVFERDTVPGGAVSTVERFPGHLVDRGSSAHLMIRQSGIIEELGLADHGLSYIDCDPWAFAPAPPESPDRPGIVFQTDLPATCASIEAACGARDADAYRRFVTEWAPLARSVMRAFARPPGAAGLSRAFGPLGMPAFLGGGHPPAALARRFLSTGDALLDYYFDDEPLKAALAWFGAQSGPPMSEPGTAPMVGFAALMHRMPPGRAVGGSGALTTALAARLRADGGTLTTGDAVTALRRTDCGWAATTEHGRTVRARTAIAGCHILTTVDLLTEGGALPESAAAELRRGIRVGPGIGMAVRLATDSLPAYPSAPDDRPGPGVHAGLQLLVSDRAHLRTGHAAALAGRLPPRPAALAMTFSALDASLCPEGRHQMTLWSQWHPYRIADGTRWEDVAEREADRVVDEIEQYAPGTRETVTDRYVQSPLGLERELGLVGGNIMHIEMSLDQMLAFRPTPGLAGQRMSGISPAPGRDDPLAGLYLTGASTHPGGGVSGYSGRSAARLALRDARAGGLRRLLPAARGRTRRA, from the coding sequence GTGTTGGATGCGATCGTCGTAGGCAGCGGCCACAATGCACTCGTCGCGGCCTGCTATCTCGCCCGGGAGGGATGGTCGGTCGAGGTCTTCGAGCGGGACACGGTCCCCGGCGGTGCGGTGTCGACGGTCGAAAGGTTCCCCGGTCACCTGGTCGACCGCGGGTCGTCGGCGCACCTGATGATCCGGCAGAGCGGCATCATCGAGGAACTGGGCCTGGCCGACCACGGCCTGTCCTACATCGACTGCGACCCGTGGGCGTTCGCCCCGGCGCCGCCGGAGTCGCCGGACCGCCCGGGCATCGTGTTCCAGACCGACCTGCCGGCCACCTGTGCCTCCATCGAGGCCGCGTGCGGCGCGCGCGACGCGGACGCCTACCGCCGGTTCGTCACCGAGTGGGCTCCGCTCGCCCGCAGCGTGATGCGCGCATTCGCCCGCCCGCCCGGGGCCGCGGGACTGTCGCGCGCGTTCGGCCCGTTGGGCATGCCCGCGTTCCTCGGCGGCGGGCACCCGCCCGCCGCGCTGGCGCGCAGGTTCCTGTCCACCGGCGATGCGCTGCTCGACTACTACTTCGACGACGAGCCGCTCAAGGCCGCGCTCGCCTGGTTCGGGGCGCAGTCGGGGCCGCCGATGTCCGAGCCCGGAACCGCACCCATGGTCGGCTTCGCCGCCCTCATGCACCGGATGCCGCCGGGGCGCGCGGTCGGCGGCAGCGGCGCACTGACCACCGCACTCGCCGCCCGGCTGCGGGCCGACGGGGGAACGCTGACGACGGGCGACGCGGTGACCGCGCTGCGCCGGACGGACTGCGGGTGGGCGGCGACCACCGAGCACGGCCGGACGGTGCGCGCCCGTACGGCGATCGCCGGATGCCACATCCTCACCACCGTCGACCTGCTGACGGAGGGTGGGGCGCTACCCGAATCCGCCGCGGCGGAGCTGCGCCGCGGGATCCGCGTGGGCCCCGGCATCGGCATGGCCGTCCGATTGGCGACCGACTCGCTTCCCGCGTATCCCTCCGCGCCGGACGATCGGCCGGGTCCCGGCGTGCACGCGGGCCTGCAGCTGCTGGTCAGCGACCGGGCACATCTGCGCACCGGGCATGCCGCCGCCCTCGCGGGCAGGCTTCCGCCGCGCCCGGCCGCGCTCGCGATGACGTTCAGCGCACTGGACGCGTCGCTGTGCCCGGAGGGTCGGCACCAGATGACGCTGTGGTCGCAGTGGCATCCGTACCGGATCGCCGACGGGACGAGGTGGGAGGACGTGGCCGAACGGGAAGCCGACAGGGTGGTCGACGAAATCGAGCAGTACGCACCCGGAACGCGCGAAACGGTGACGGACCGCTACGTGCAGTCTCCGCTCGGGCTCGAACGCGAGCTGGGTCTGGTCGGCGGGAACATCATGCACATCGAGATGTCGCTCGATCAGATGCTGGCCTTCCGCCCCACCCCCGGGCTCGCCGGGCAACGCATGAGCGGCATCTCCCCCGCCCCGGGCCGCGACGACCCCCTTGCCGGGCTCTATCTGACCGGAGCGTCGACGCACCCCGGCGGCGGCGTCAGCGGGTACAGCGGCCGCTCCGCGGCCCGGCTCGCCCTCCGCGACGCCCGGGCGGGCGGTCTCCGCCGTCTGCTTCCGGCCGCCCGCGGCCGCACCCGCCGCGCGTAG
- the metF gene encoding methylenetetrahydrofolate reductase [NAD(P)H] gives MALQVTGMPSVVESIAAHDSGTTPFSVEFFPPRDEAAEARLWRTVRDFEQLRPAFVSITYGAGGSTRDRTVRITGEIAEHTTLTPVAHLTAVDHSIDELRAMVGSYADKGIRNILALRGDPPGNPLGEWCAHPEGVHYAEELVHLVRELGDFHLGVASFPEGHHRSPDLDHDTRYLVRKLRAGAEYSITQVFFDVDDYLRLRDRIAAADPEQGAKPIIPEILPITSLRSVRRMVELSGSALPPLLEERLAAAAGSGPQEDRAAVREIGIEFATGMAERLIAEGVPALHFITLNFSRATREVLQNLGLVAAPAAG, from the coding sequence ATGGCTTTGCAGGTGACGGGCATGCCGTCCGTCGTCGAGAGCATCGCTGCGCACGACTCCGGGACCACCCCCTTCTCGGTCGAGTTCTTTCCACCACGCGATGAGGCGGCCGAGGCACGGCTGTGGCGGACGGTGCGGGACTTCGAGCAACTGCGGCCCGCGTTCGTCTCGATCACCTATGGCGCCGGCGGCAGCACCCGGGACCGCACGGTGCGCATCACCGGCGAGATCGCGGAGCACACGACCCTCACCCCCGTCGCGCACCTGACGGCCGTGGACCACAGCATCGACGAGCTGCGTGCGATGGTCGGCTCGTACGCGGACAAGGGCATCCGCAACATCCTCGCCCTGCGCGGCGACCCGCCGGGGAATCCGCTGGGGGAGTGGTGCGCGCATCCCGAGGGCGTGCACTATGCGGAGGAACTGGTCCACCTGGTGCGCGAGCTGGGCGATTTCCACCTGGGCGTCGCGTCCTTCCCGGAGGGGCACCACCGTTCACCGGACCTCGACCATGACACCCGCTACCTGGTGCGCAAGCTGCGCGCGGGTGCGGAGTACTCGATCACCCAGGTGTTCTTCGACGTGGACGACTACCTGCGGCTGCGCGACCGGATCGCGGCGGCCGACCCGGAGCAGGGCGCCAAGCCGATCATCCCGGAGATCCTTCCCATCACGTCGCTGCGCTCCGTGCGGCGGATGGTGGAGCTCTCCGGTTCCGCGCTCCCCCCGCTGCTGGAGGAGAGGCTGGCCGCGGCCGCGGGGTCGGGGCCGCAGGAGGACCGCGCCGCCGTGCGCGAGATCGGCATCGAGTTCGCGACCGGGATGGCGGAGCGGCTGATCGCCGAGGGGGTCCCCGCGCTGCACTTCATCACGCTCAACTTCTCGCGTGCCACGCGCGAAGTGTTGCAGAACCTCGGGCTGGTCGCGGCGCCCGCGGCGGGCTGA